From the genome of Herpetosiphonaceae bacterium:
AGCCTGACGCCCTGCGCCGCCAACGCGCCGAGCGGCGTCGGCCCGCTGAGCGTGGCGTTGCCCGTCACGGTGATCGTCTCGACCGGCACCCGCACCAGCCCGGCGTTGACCAGCCCGATAAACAAAATAAACAGGCCGATCCCGACGCTGATCGCCCGCTTGAGCGTGAGCGGCACCGCGTTGAGCACTGCCTCGCGAAAGCCTGTCAGCATCAGCACGGTGATCAGCACGCCTTCGAGGAAGATCACGCCCATCGCCGCCTGCCAGGATAGCCCGCGCGTCGCAATCAGATCGAAGGCGACCACTGCGTTCAGGCCGAGGCCGCTGGCCGCCGCAAAGGGATAGTTCGTGTAGAGGCCCATCGCGATCGTCGCGATGGCCGCCGCCAGACAGGTGGCCGTGACGAGCGCATTGAAGGGCGGGACCACCGGCGGCTGCGCGCCGCCGTTCAGCGTCAGAATGAATGGATTGACGAAAATGATGTAGGCCATCACAAAAAAGGTTGTGATGCCCCCGACGACCTCCGTCCGCAAATCGGTGTTGCGTTCGGCGAAGCGAAAGTACCGCGCCAGCCACGAAGTGTTTGCTCCACGAGCAGTGGTACTCACCGGGACCTCCTCAAGCCAATATGACGAATCAGTTGAGATGGATGGCCGTACATATGGAGAGCGCCCCGGTCGTCGCCGAGGCTGCCCGCATTCGATCCCGAACACTGCGGTGGTGTGGGTGCCGGGATGTGCGATTATAGCATGAGTTTGACAGCAGCCAGGCGACAGCGCTGCGCAACGTCGGCTGTGACGGTATCTGTCACACAGCGGATCTATAGTGCGACACAACCAATAGGGGAGGAAGCGCCATGGGTAGCAAACAGCAAGTTCAGCAGGAAAGCAACCTGCCGCCTGGGCTTGCCAGGCCCGCGCAGCGGGCACTCGCCGGAGCGGGCTACTGGCGGCTGGAGCAGCTAGCGGAGATCAGCGCAGCCGACCTCAAGCAGCTCCACGGGATCGGCCCGAAGGCGCTCGATCAGCTTCGCCGCGCCCTGGGCGAGCACGGCCTGTCGTTCGCCGACGAGCGAAGCAAGCAGTAGCAAGGGAAAAAACAAAGAACAAAGGAACAAGAGAACAAGAGAACAAGAGAACCAAGACGCGGGTGCCCTGTGGGCATGGGCACTCGGAACCGAGAACCGAGAACTGATAACCGAGAACTCATAACCGGAAACTTGAAACTTAGGAGTGCATATGTGTAGAAATATCAAGACGCTTTTCAACTTCGAGCCACCCGTGACCGATGAAGAGATTCGTGCCGCCGCATTACAATTCGTGCGCAAGGTCAGCGGCTTCAACACACCATCGAAAGCCAACGAAGCCACATTTCTTGCCGCCGTCGACGAAATCGCAGCCGTCGCCGACAACCTGCTCCGCTCGCTCCAGACGAACGCGCCGCCCAGGAATCGCGAAGACGAGGCGGTCAAGGCACGAGCACGCGCCGCTCGACGGTTTTCCGAGTGACGGCTTGCCTTAAACGTTGAAAGCCAGGGTAACACCCTGACCTCAAACGTGTATCCGGCTGCCTGTATGATGGAGCAGCGCTGCTAGACTGGGACGATCCGCAGGCCGCGCTGGTGCAGGGCGTAGGCCACGCCCGCCTGGAGATCGGAGCGGGTAATAATGCCGCTGAGATCGGCGCCGAGCTGCACAAGCGTCTGCGCAACCTCCGGCCTGATCCCAACCAGCATACACTGCGCGCCCAGCAATCGTGCCGCATGCGTCACCTGGAGGATATGGTTGGCAACGCCGGTATCCATCACGGGCACGCCCGTGACATCAAGGATCACCACCGAGGAATGCTCGCGCTGAATGCTGGTCAGCACCGCCTCCATCAGTTGACCGGCCCGCCCGGTATCGATGTTGCCGACGAGCGGCAAGACGAGGATACCATCGTAGACCGGAATTGCCGGAGTGGATAGCTCGCGCACGGTTTCGAGCAAGCGCTGCTGTGCCAGCGAGGCTGCCTCAAGCGCCGCGAACTGGCGCTCTCGCTCGTTGTCGGACCTGATCCGAGTGAGCGCCGAGGTGAGTTGCATACCGAAGAGGCTCAGCAGCGTCAGCTCCTCGTCGGGCTGCATCTTCTCATTCGTCCCCACGGCGATAATCCCCAGCACCTCGGAGGCCGTTCCAAACGGCACCTGCACCGCCGACCGCAGGCTGGTGCCGCGTGCCTCATCGCCCCAGCCCTCGCCCTCGGCTACTGCCACCGCATCGATCACGACATTGGGCTTGCCCGTCACGGCCACGCGCACCAGATCGTGCGGCGAGTCGAGCGGAAACGAGAGCGTTGTTGGAGTATCATCCTGCATACCAATGCCAGCACCGGCGCGGCCACGCAGCAGATGCGCCGCTCGGTCGATCGTGGGAATCCAGGCATTCGCATAGCCGACTTGCGAGACAAGCCCTCTGGCAGTGATCTGGAACGCTTGATCTTCCGTCTCTGCCCGCATCAACTCTTCGCCGATGCGATAGAGCGCGACGACCCGGTTGAGCGGCACACGCACATCACCTGTCGTGGTTAACGGACTAGGCAACAAAGACATAGGCGACGTAGAAATTGTCACGGAAGCCTCCAAAGGGACTCCAGAAGTGGGATCATTGTACTCGACGCGCTACCCGATGTACAGCCTTGCTTAATCCTGAGCCATGATAGGTATTTCGGCGGTAGCATGATGGATAGCATTGTGGTATAATACCAGCCGGCAGCGAGAAGCTGCCCATCTTTGTGCCTTACTGTCTCGGCCAGCGCGCCGAGTTTTTTTATGATATGTGTGCGGGTTCGTACTGCTCTGCTGTACCTGAGCGCCCGGACACGTGCCACTGGTAGCAGCAACAGCATGCAACGGACAGACATTCGCAACATCGCCATTATCGCCCACGTCGACCACGGCAAGACTACGCTGGTCGATGCGATGCTCAAACAAAGCCGAATTTTCCGCGAAAATCAACAGGTTGCCGAGCGAGTGCTCGACTCGAACGCGCTTGAGCGCGAGCGCGGCATCACGATTCTGGCAAAGAATACCGCGATCTCGTATCGCGATGTCAAGATTAATATCGTGGACACGCCCGGACACGCCGATTTCGGCGGCGAGGTCGAGCGCGTCATGAACATGGTCGACGGCGTGCTGCTGCTGGTCGATGCGGTCGAGGGGCCGATGCCGCAGACCAAGTTCGTGCTGCGGCAGGCGTTGCAGCGCGGCCTGAGGGCGATCGTCGTCGTCAACAAGATTGACCGGGCCAATGCGCGGCCCAATCATGTGATCAACGCGACCTTCGACCTGTTTATCGACCTGGGCGCAACCGAGGAGCAGGCCGAGTTCCCGATCATCTACACCAACGCCCTCACCGGCGCGTCGGGCCTGGACCACACGGCGATGACCGCGACGCTGGAGCCGCTCTTCGAGAAAATCCTGTCGGAGCTGCCCGGCCCGACTGTCGATCTGGCTGGCCTGACACAGATGCAGGCGACGCTGCTTGGCTACGACGACTACAAAGGCAAGATCGTGATCGGTCGGCTCAACAGCGGCACGATCCGCCGCAACCAGAGCGTGACCTGCATCAAGAACGACGGCTCGACGCTGTCGTTGAAGGTGGCGCAGGTCTTTACCCACCAGGGCTTGCAGCGGATCGAGGTGGAAGAGGCGCAGGCCGGCGACATCGTGGCTCTGACCGGCCTGGCTGATGTCGGCATCGGCGACACGATTACCGATCCCAACGATCCGCGCCCGCTGCCGCCGATCAAGGTCGAGGAGCCGACCGTGCGCATGACCTTCGGCGTGAACACCAGCCCGTTCTCAGGCCGCGAGGGCACGTATGTCACGTCGCGCAAGATCCGCGAGCGGCTGTATCAGGAGGTCGAGCGCGACGTTGCGCTGCGCGTCGCCGACACCGACTCGGCTGAGACGTTTCTGGTAGCGGGCCGTGGCGAGCTGCACCTTGGCATTTTGATCGAGAACATGCGCCGCGAAGGCTACGAGTTTCAGGTCAGCAAGCCCGAAGTGATCTTGAAAGAGATCGACGGCAAGCTGCACGAGCCGGTCGAGCTGGTCGAGATCGAGGTCAGCAGCACCTACCAGGGCGTGGTCGTCGAGCTGATGGGCCAGCGCAAAGGACAGATGCGCGACATGAAGATCCGCGAGGACGGCAGCGTCCACTACGTCTATCTCGTGCCGACGCGCGGCCTGCTCGGCTTCCGGCAGCAATTCCTGACCTCGACGCGCGGCGAGGGGATTATGAACTCGCTGCTGGCGGGCTACGAGCCGTACGCGGGCGAGATTCAGACCCGCAGCAACGGCTCGCTGATCGCCTGGGAGCCAGGCACGGCGACGACATACGGCCTGCACGCAGCGCAGGAGCGCGGCCAGCTCTTCATCGCGGCGGGCACCGAGGTGTACGAGGGCATGATCATCGGCCAGCATATCCGCGAGAGCGATCTTGAGGTCAACGTGTGCCGCAAGAAGCACCTGACCAACATTCGCAACTCCGGCAGCGAGGAGGCGCTCCGCCTCGAAACGCCGCGCGATCTCTCGCTCGACGACGCGATCGAGTACCTGGCAGAGGACGAGCTGCTGGAGGTCACGCCCGAAGCCTTCCGGCTGCGCAAGCGGCTGCTCTCCAAGCACGACCGCAGCCGCCAGGCGAGCATCACCAAGCAGCGGGGATAGGGGCAAGAACAAAGAACCAAGAACAGGCACACAAAGAACCAAGAACTGGGAAGCTTATTCCTTCAGTTCTTGGTTCTTGACGTTCATCACAAAAGATTAAGAGCTAAAAGGTTAATCTTTTGTTCTTTGTTCCCTTGTTCTTTGTTACTCCGCGTTATCGATCTGCGCGCGCTGGAGGCCGCCGCTGAAGTCAACATAGATCGACTTCCACTCGCAGAACACGTCGAGCGCCTGCACGCCGCCCTCGCGGTGGCCGTTGCCGGTGGCCTTGGTGCCGCCGAAGGGCAGGTGAATCTCCGCGCCGATCGTCGGGGCGTTGACGTACACGATGCCGGTGTCGAGATCGCGCATGGCGCGGAACGCCTTGTTCACATCGCGGGTGTAGATCGACGACGACAGGCCATACTTGACGCCGTTGGCGACGTCGATCGCCTCGTCCAGGCTATCGACCGGGATGATCGCCGTGACGGGGCCGAAGATCTCCTCCTGCGCGATGCGCATCGTCGCCTTTACATTGCCGAAGATCGTCGGCTGGTGGAAGTAGCCGTGCTGGTACTGGCCCTCGGTCAGGCGCTCGCCGCCGGTGACGACCGTCGCGCCCTCTTGCTTGCCAACCTGAACGTAGTCGCAGACGATCTCATACTGATCGGCGTTGATCGACGGCCCCATCGTGACGCCCTCGTCCAGCCCGTTGCCGATGTTGATCGTCTCGGCCTTCGCGGCTAGCTTGCGGCCAAGCTCATCCGCCACGGCGCGATGGGCGATCAGCCGCGACGACGCGGTGCAGCGCTGGCCGGTGGTGCCGAACGCGCCCCAGACCACGCCCTCGACCACCAGATCGATGTCGGCGTCGTCCATGACGATGATACCGTTCTTGCCGCCCATCTCCAGCGAGATATGCTTCATTGTCTCGGCGGCGACCTTGGTGATATGGTGGCCCACAGCGGTCGATCCGGTGAACGACAACACCTTAACGTCGGGATGGCGCACCAGCGGCTCGCCCGCCTCCGGCCCAAAGCCGGTGACGATGTTGACCACGCCGGGCGGCACCCCCGCGTCGACCAGGCACTGCACGAAGTTATAGGTCGACAGCGGCGCGTCCTCGGCGGGCTTGATCACCACCGTGTTGCCCAGGATCAGCGCGGGCAGGATCTTCCACGACGGGATCGCCATCGGAAAATTCCAGGGCGTGATCAGGCCGCAGACGCCCAGCGGCACGCGCACGCTCATCTGGAACTTGTTGGGCATCTCCGAGGGCGTCGTCTGGCCGTAGAGCCGGCGGCCCTCGCCCGCGATGAAGTAGAGCATGTCGATCGCTTCCTGCACGTCGCCGCGCGCCTCGGTCAGGATCTTGCCCATCTCGCGGGTCATATCGCGGGC
Proteins encoded in this window:
- a CDS encoding DNA-binding protein, which encodes MGSKQQVQQESNLPPGLARPAQRALAGAGYWRLEQLAEISAADLKQLHGIGPKALDQLRRALGEHGLSFADERSKQ
- a CDS encoding DUF2277 domain-containing protein encodes the protein MCRNIKTLFNFEPPVTDEEIRAAALQFVRKVSGFNTPSKANEATFLAAVDEIAAVADNLLRSLQTNAPPRNREDEAVKARARAARRFSE
- a CDS encoding STAS domain-containing protein, with product MPLNRVVALYRIGEELMRAETEDQAFQITARGLVSQVGYANAWIPTIDRAAHLLRGRAGAGIGMQDDTPTTLSFPLDSPHDLVRVAVTGKPNVVIDAVAVAEGEGWGDEARGTSLRSAVQVPFGTASEVLGIIAVGTNEKMQPDEELTLLSLFGMQLTSALTRIRSDNERERQFAALEAASLAQQRLLETVRELSTPAIPVYDGILVLPLVGNIDTGRAGQLMEAVLTSIQREHSSVVILDVTGVPVMDTGVANHILQVTHAARLLGAQCMLVGIRPEVAQTLVQLGADLSGIITRSDLQAGVAYALHQRGLRIVPV
- the typA gene encoding translational GTPase TypA, whose amino-acid sequence is MQRTDIRNIAIIAHVDHGKTTLVDAMLKQSRIFRENQQVAERVLDSNALERERGITILAKNTAISYRDVKINIVDTPGHADFGGEVERVMNMVDGVLLLVDAVEGPMPQTKFVLRQALQRGLRAIVVVNKIDRANARPNHVINATFDLFIDLGATEEQAEFPIIYTNALTGASGLDHTAMTATLEPLFEKILSELPGPTVDLAGLTQMQATLLGYDDYKGKIVIGRLNSGTIRRNQSVTCIKNDGSTLSLKVAQVFTHQGLQRIEVEEAQAGDIVALTGLADVGIGDTITDPNDPRPLPPIKVEEPTVRMTFGVNTSPFSGREGTYVTSRKIRERLYQEVERDVALRVADTDSAETFLVAGRGELHLGILIENMRREGYEFQVSKPEVILKEIDGKLHEPVELVEIEVSSTYQGVVVELMGQRKGQMRDMKIREDGSVHYVYLVPTRGLLGFRQQFLTSTRGEGIMNSLLAGYEPYAGEIQTRSNGSLIAWEPGTATTYGLHAAQERGQLFIAAGTEVYEGMIIGQHIRESDLEVNVCRKKHLTNIRNSGSEEALRLETPRDLSLDDAIEYLAEDELLEVTPEAFRLRKRLLSKHDRSRQASITKQRG
- a CDS encoding aldehyde dehydrogenase family protein, giving the protein MSEPQTYKNFIGGEWVASVTGQTYESTNPADTREIVGVFQHSNAEDIDAAVQAAKAAYEGWRLTPAPKRGEILFKAAELLRQRKEQCARDMTREMGKILTEARGDVQEAIDMLYFIAGEGRRLYGQTTPSEMPNKFQMSVRVPLGVCGLITPWNFPMAIPSWKILPALILGNTVVIKPAEDAPLSTYNFVQCLVDAGVPPGVVNIVTGFGPEAGEPLVRHPDVKVLSFTGSTAVGHHITKVAAETMKHISLEMGGKNGIIVMDDADIDLVVEGVVWGAFGTTGQRCTASSRLIAHRAVADELGRKLAAKAETINIGNGLDEGVTMGPSINADQYEIVCDYVQVGKQEGATVVTGGERLTEGQYQHGYFHQPTIFGNVKATMRIAQEEIFGPVTAIIPVDSLDEAIDVANGVKYGLSSSIYTRDVNKAFRAMRDLDTGIVYVNAPTIGAEIHLPFGGTKATGNGHREGGVQALDVFCEWKSIYVDFSGGLQRAQIDNAE